A genome region from Gadus macrocephalus chromosome 15, ASM3116895v1 includes the following:
- the LOC132473627 gene encoding actin-binding LIM protein 1-like, with protein sequence PPGGADPPSGRSSPLPLRCDSRPVTPPLSQTPKHFHLPDQGSNIYRKPPIYKKHDPEPKMGRSVTMVTDLDTPALAPPSKCADDIIRSATFPAAHAPCRDDSPQGGGGDLRPYSLAALGSGGEGRRRSREEDEEEVLKRKLLQEEHLTKIQSGLGKLILKEEKEKEQSRERHSRSVSAQRYDPKPSNCEAEPTSPSKTNSLPGYGRNGLHRPQSTDFTQYNSYGDMCGGGREFQHIKDGRAALARMDRGVSMPNMLEPKVYPYEMLMITSRGRAKLPREVDRTRLERHLAPDTFFDIFGMEIQEFDMLPLWKRNDMKKKAKLF encoded by the exons CCACCGGGAGGCGCTGACCCGCCCAGCGGCCGgagctctcccctccccctcaggtgTGACAGCCGGCCCGTCaccccgcctctctctcagACCCCTAAACATTTCCACCTCCCAG ATCAAGGAAGCAACATCTACCGAAAGCCCCCAATCTACAAAAAACACG ACCCCGAGCCCAAGATGGGTAGATCAGTTACCATGGTTACCGACCTAGACACACCTGCACTAGCGCCCCCCAGCAAGTGcgctgatgacatcatcaggtCCGCTACCTTCCCCGCCGCCCACGCCCCTTGTCGGGACGACAGCCcgcagggcggggggggcgacCTGAGGCCCTACTCTCTGGCTGCGTTAG ggtcaggaggagagggaaggaggaggtcaagagaggaggatgaggaggaggtcttGAAAAGAAAACTCCTACAAGAAGAGCACCTCACCAag atCCAGTCGGGTCTGGGGAAACTGAtcctgaaggaggagaaggagaaggagcagagccGGGAGCGCCACTCACGCAGCGTCTCCGCCCAGCGCTATGACCCCAAGCCGTCCAACTGTGAAGCCG AGCCAACCTCTCCCTCAAAAACGAACTCTCTCCCTGGGTACGGAAGGAACGGCCTGCATCGG CCCCAGTCAACAGACTTCACTCAGTACAACAGCTACGGCGACatgtgtggaggaggaagag AGTTTCAG CACATTAAGGATGGTCGTGCCGCCCTTGCAAGGATGGACAGGGGAGTATCAATGCCCAATATGTTGGAACCAAAA GTGTACCCCTATGAAATGCTCATGATAACCAGTAGAGGGAGAGCTAAACTGCCCAGGGAGGTGGACAGAACCAGACTGGAG CGCCACTTAGCTCCTGATACGTTCTTTGACATCTTTGGAATGGAGATCCAGGAGTTTGACATGCTTCCTCTGTGGAAACGCAACGACATGAAAAAGAAGGCCAAACTCTTCTAG
- the LOC132472827 gene encoding tripartite motif-containing protein 14-like isoform X1, whose translation MYLTPVVDDLYLPQRRSLAIKESIIRKYEELQKVLEEDLRLTLAFLDVQERAAVYALDGLMESNCSLIQEIEQDLARTTAQMAQEDMPTEEMQETEIVKRYVVVANRMVRPPSCRTGPASSPSLLTSISLRISHLLNSTDPSTISLDEAMADQILSLTDRMFQLIRSQTPITKQLIKAYSSQVSLDPETAHPKLLISPGGDRATYTQAWQEVADLPGRFDSTLNAISLQGFSDGRHYWEVDVTGKTYWELGLTYPTIARKGNSEDCWLGRGKESWCVEFFDGEYTAWHGGVPHQLPVTRRFRHIGILCSFPAGMVTFLGADDMTPLFCFCVGSFTHPLHLAVCPGHDHNGANVNPIVICSVT comes from the exons ATGTACCTGACCCCAGTGGTGGATGACTTGTACTTGCCTCAGAGGAGGTCTCTGGCCATAAAGGAGAGCATCATCAGGAAGTATGAGGAGCTCCAGAAGGTTCTGGAGGAGGACCTGAGGCTCACGCTGGCCTTCCTTGATGTGCAGGAGCGAGCGGCCGTCTACGCCCTGGACGGACTCATGGAGAGCAACTGCTCTCTCATCCAGGAGATAGAGCAGGACCTGGCCAGGACCACTGCCCAAATGGCCCAGGAGGACATGCCCACCGAGGAGATG CAGGAAACAGAGATCGTGAAAAGGTACGTTGTAGTAGCCAATCGCATGGTTCGTCCTCCATCCTGCAGAACTGGTCCAGCTTCTTCACCCTCTTTGTTGACATCCATCTCCCTCAGGATCAGCCACCTTCTCAACAGCACAGACCCCAGCACCATTAGCCTGGATGAGGCCATGGCAGACCAGATCCTCAGCCTGACCGACCGGATGTTCCAACTCATCCGATCTCAGACGCCAATCACCAAGCAGCTCATCAAGGCCT ATTCCAGCCAGGTGTCCCTGGACCCGGAGACGGCCCACCCCAAACTCCTCATCTCGCCCGGGGGCGACCGCGCCACCTACACGCAGGCCTGGCAGGAAGTGGCCGACCTCCCGGGGCGTTTCGACAGCACCCTCAACGCCATCAGCCTGCAGGGCTTCAGCGACGGCCGCCATTACTGGGAGGTGGACGTGACTGGGAAGACCTACTGGGAGCTGGGCCTCACCTACCCCACCATCGCCCGCAAGGGCAACTCCGAGGACTGCTGGCTGGGGCGGGGCAAGGAGTCCTGGTGCGTGGAGTTCTTCGACGGCGAGTACACGGCCTGGCACGGCGGCGTCCCCCACCAGCTTCCTGTCACGCGGCGCTTCCGGCACATCGGGATACTGTGCAGTTTCCCCGCGGGCATGGTGACGTTCTTGGGGGCTGACGACATGACCCCGCTGTTCTGCTTCTGCGTCGGAAGCTTCACGCACCCGCTGCACCTGGCGGTGTGTCCGGGACACGACCACAACGGGGCAAACGTCAACCCCATCGTGATCTGCAGCGTGACTTGA
- the LOC132472827 gene encoding probable E3 ubiquitin-protein ligase TRIML1 isoform X2, with product MYLTPVVDDLYLPQRRSLAIKESIIRKYEELQKVLEEDLRLTLAFLDVQERAAVYALDGLMESNCSLIQEIEQDLARTTAQMAQEDMPTEEMQETEIVKRISHLLNSTDPSTISLDEAMADQILSLTDRMFQLIRSQTPITKQLIKAYSSQVSLDPETAHPKLLISPGGDRATYTQAWQEVADLPGRFDSTLNAISLQGFSDGRHYWEVDVTGKTYWELGLTYPTIARKGNSEDCWLGRGKESWCVEFFDGEYTAWHGGVPHQLPVTRRFRHIGILCSFPAGMVTFLGADDMTPLFCFCVGSFTHPLHLAVCPGHDHNGANVNPIVICSVT from the exons ATGTACCTGACCCCAGTGGTGGATGACTTGTACTTGCCTCAGAGGAGGTCTCTGGCCATAAAGGAGAGCATCATCAGGAAGTATGAGGAGCTCCAGAAGGTTCTGGAGGAGGACCTGAGGCTCACGCTGGCCTTCCTTGATGTGCAGGAGCGAGCGGCCGTCTACGCCCTGGACGGACTCATGGAGAGCAACTGCTCTCTCATCCAGGAGATAGAGCAGGACCTGGCCAGGACCACTGCCCAAATGGCCCAGGAGGACATGCCCACCGAGGAGATG CAGGAAACAGAGATCGTGAAAAG GATCAGCCACCTTCTCAACAGCACAGACCCCAGCACCATTAGCCTGGATGAGGCCATGGCAGACCAGATCCTCAGCCTGACCGACCGGATGTTCCAACTCATCCGATCTCAGACGCCAATCACCAAGCAGCTCATCAAGGCCT ATTCCAGCCAGGTGTCCCTGGACCCGGAGACGGCCCACCCCAAACTCCTCATCTCGCCCGGGGGCGACCGCGCCACCTACACGCAGGCCTGGCAGGAAGTGGCCGACCTCCCGGGGCGTTTCGACAGCACCCTCAACGCCATCAGCCTGCAGGGCTTCAGCGACGGCCGCCATTACTGGGAGGTGGACGTGACTGGGAAGACCTACTGGGAGCTGGGCCTCACCTACCCCACCATCGCCCGCAAGGGCAACTCCGAGGACTGCTGGCTGGGGCGGGGCAAGGAGTCCTGGTGCGTGGAGTTCTTCGACGGCGAGTACACGGCCTGGCACGGCGGCGTCCCCCACCAGCTTCCTGTCACGCGGCGCTTCCGGCACATCGGGATACTGTGCAGTTTCCCCGCGGGCATGGTGACGTTCTTGGGGGCTGACGACATGACCCCGCTGTTCTGCTTCTGCGTCGGAAGCTTCACGCACCCGCTGCACCTGGCGGTGTGTCCGGGACACGACCACAACGGGGCAAACGTCAACCCCATCGTGATCTGCAGCGTGACTTGA
- the habp2 gene encoding hyaluronan-binding protein 2: MKLGILLCLLFLVVLILPAQPRKHGPGHGHGEGKEAEHGHGHGHGHGHGHGRGRGHGGKHHGKHAKKYTGVTELLEDLFFEVRDVLEEDEEDEEERDISDWLFELQEPEGKCDPNPCKNGGVCEVKGKRRFKCDCPKPFKGKRCERARRICKKWTCGRGECGLTSSPPFYECKCKQPFQPPLCRTVSLCNPNPCKFNGTCVQDGTDFDCMCMPDYRGRFCQVDPDDCYEGDGEDYRGNVTETEDGDECLYWNSHFILENGANPFSDLEDTDGLGPHNFCRNPDGDTKPWCFIRKGRKLRWDYCDVEQCAEPTVVPPTDALPTDPMPTGGVPGPTKPGPTKPGPTKPGPTKPGPTKPGPTKPGPTKPEVPTSAPSAEPATILSTTKGPVLQPTLSAAAEPGQFSTCGIAQPKKSIQRIYGGLKAIPGALPWQVSLQVRPKGSALPFRHSCGGVLIESCWVLTAGHCIDKKHDMEAVLGTVSLGMEESTEQTLQVEEAIIHENYRETPSAVENDIALLRLKGVNGSCAEETQFVRTACMPDVTMPDGSECTISGWGATEDSKYGSDHLLDAKVLLINQEKCSSPTVYSSSVGPSMFCAGYLQGGVDSCQGDSGGPLTCEQHQVQVIYGLVSWGDQCGRANKPGVYTRVTDYLDWIKSKTQTA, from the exons ATGAAGCTGGGGATCCTGTTGTGTCTCCTCTTCCTAGTGGTGCTCATTCTACCTGCTCAG ccGAGAAAACACGGTCCCGGACACGGACACGGAGAGGGAAAGGAGGCCGAACACGGACACGGACATGGGCACGGGCACGGGCACGGGCACGGACGTGGACGTGGACACGGCGGCAAACACCACGGCAAACATGCAAAGAAGTACACAGGGGTTACAGAGCTTTTGGAAG ACCTTTTCTTCGAGGTCAGGGATGTCttggaagaagatgaagaagacgaagaggaaAGAGATATTTCTGACTGGCTCTTTGAACTTCAAGAGCCAGAAG GTAAATGCGACCCTAACCCGTGCAAAAACGGCGGCGTCTGTGAGGTGAAGGGAAAACGGAGGTTCAAATGTGACTGTCCCAAACCCTTCAAAGGCAAGAGGTGTGAAAGAG CTCGAAGGATCTGCAAGAAGTGGACCTGTGGACGCGGGGAGTGCGGGCTTACCTCCAGTCCCCCGTTCTACGAGTGCAAATGCAAGCAGCCCTTCCAGCCTCCCCTCTGTAGGACAG TTTCCCTGTGCAACCCCAACCCGTGTAAATTCAACGGCACATGCGTTCAGGACGGGACGGACTTCGACTGCATGTGCATGCCAGACTACAGAGGCCGCTTCTGCCAAGTCG ACCCCGATGACTGCTACGAGGGCGACGGCGAGGATTACCGCGGCAACGTGACCGAGACGGAGGACGGGGACGAGTGTCTCTACTGGAACTCCCACTTCATCCTGGAGAACGGCGCCAACCCCTTCAGCGACCTGGAGGACACAGACGGCTTGGGCCCACACAACTTCTGCAG AAACCCAGACGGTGACACCAAGCCTTGGTGTTTCATCCGCAAGGGCCGCAAGCTACGGTGGGACTACTGCGACGTAGAGCAGTGTGCCGAACCCACAG TCGTACCCCCTACTGACGCCCTCCCGACTGATCCGATGCCCACCGGAGGCGTTCCTGGGCCCACCAAGCCTGGGCCCACCAAGCCTGGACCCACCAAGCCTGGGCCCACCAAGCCTGGGCCCACCAAGCCTGGACCCACCAAGCCTGGGCCCACCAAGCCTGAGGTCCCGACGAGTGCCCCTTCTGCTGAGCCCGCTACGATCCTTTCAACTACCAAAGGACCCGTCCTTCAGCCTACCCTCAGCGCCGCGGCAGAGCCTGGACAGTTCTCCACCTGTGGCATAGCACAGCCCAAGAAGTCCATCCAGCGCATCTACGGCGGTCTGAAGGCCATCCCCGGGGCCCTACCCTGGCAGGTGTCTCTGCAAGTCAGACCCAAAGGCAGTGCCCTGCCCTTCCGACACTCGTGTGGAGGGGTTCTGATCGAGAGCTGCTGGGTTCTGACCGCCGGCCACTGCAT CGACAAGAAGCACGATATGGAAGCGGTATTGGGTACAGTGTCCCTGGGGATGGAGGAGTCCACGGAGCAAaccctgcaggtggaggaggccaTCATCCACGAGAACTACAGAGAAACACCTTCGGCTGTCGAAAACGACATAG CTCTGTTGAGGCTGAAGGGCGTGAACGGCTCTTGCGCTGAGGAGACCCAGTTTGTGAGGACCGCCTGTATGCCTGATGTCACAATGCCGGACGGCTCAGAGTGCACTATTTCTGGATGGGGTGCCACAGAGGACT CGAAATATGGTTCTGACCACCTTCTGGATGCCAAAGTACTCCTCATCAACCAGGAGAAGTGCTCCAGCCCTACAGTATATAGCTCATCTGTGGGCCCCAGCATGTTCTGCGCTGGCTACCTGCAGGGAGGCGTGGACTCGTGTCAG GGTGATTCTGGTGGACCGTTGACATGTGAGCAGCACCAGGTCCAGGTAATCTACGGTCTGGTGAGCTGGGGGGACCAATGTGGCCGTGCAAACAAACCAGGGGTCTACACACGGGTTACAGACTACCTGGACTGGATCAAGTCAAAGACACAAACCGCGTAG